Proteins from one Streptomyces roseifaciens genomic window:
- a CDS encoding VOC family protein gives MSAGGEGVLARAHVATRLPARDLDRARRFYSEQLGLEPVDERPGGLLYRCGGVDFAVFLSTGASSGEFTQMAWEVDDIEEAVAELKRRGVVFEDVELPGPPGAPAAGRTEDGIVDIDGNYPSKGARGERGAWFRDSEGNMLGIGQPVV, from the coding sequence ATGAGCGCGGGCGGCGAGGGTGTTCTGGCCCGGGCGCACGTGGCGACCCGGCTTCCGGCCCGGGACCTGGACCGGGCGCGGCGCTTCTACTCCGAGCAGCTCGGACTGGAGCCCGTCGACGAGCGGCCCGGTGGGCTGCTGTACCGGTGCGGAGGCGTGGACTTCGCCGTGTTCCTGTCGACGGGGGCCTCGTCCGGTGAGTTCACCCAGATGGCCTGGGAGGTAGACGACATCGAGGAAGCCGTGGCGGAACTGAAGCGGCGCGGCGTGGTGTTCGAAGACGTGGAGCTGCCCGGGCCGCCGGGGGCGCCGGCCGCCGGGCGGACGGAGGACGGGATCGTCGACATCGACGGGAACTACCCGAGCAAGGGTGCGCGGGGCGAGCGCGGAGCCTGGTTCCGCGACAGCGAAGGGAACATGCTGGGCATCGGCCAGCCGGTCGTCTGA
- a CDS encoding L-tyrosine/L-tryptophan isonitrile synthase family protein has protein sequence MSELAAPDIELAAVEVIREVLTHQRRMREGGCTGRVCLRCVRHHLDAVRSAMEAGRRIEFVLPAFPTKSPNPAKVLGPLPDLAEELALRFLNSLCERIGEVHPPGAAILICSDGRVFNDLLGVSDENVTAYARALDAMIKRIGATHLEQFSLDDVYRGAGHEDMRSMLSAGHAPTPEELREEVRAGGAPLAMYRGITRFMLEDLSGPGYTGTRSALQRKCRDLAYRVIQRSRAWGNLLDQLFPTAIRLSIHPQPCSTGKIGILLADTPDTWLTPWHSVAVASGGRFTLMKRAEAEEAGAELVLAAGIPSHYVLEPAVEPAVPRSAAVPGPPPAHRDPWNQACA, from the coding sequence GTGTCCGAACTGGCCGCACCCGATATCGAACTGGCCGCCGTAGAAGTCATCCGGGAGGTCCTGACCCACCAGCGCAGAATGCGGGAGGGCGGATGCACCGGGCGGGTCTGCCTGCGGTGTGTCAGACATCACCTGGACGCGGTGCGCAGTGCCATGGAGGCCGGCCGGCGGATCGAATTCGTCCTTCCGGCCTTCCCCACGAAGTCCCCGAACCCGGCCAAGGTGCTCGGCCCCCTGCCGGACCTGGCCGAGGAACTCGCCCTGCGCTTCCTGAACTCGCTGTGCGAGCGCATCGGCGAGGTCCACCCGCCGGGGGCCGCCATCCTCATCTGCTCCGACGGGCGGGTCTTCAACGACCTGCTCGGTGTGAGCGACGAGAACGTCACCGCCTACGCACGCGCACTCGACGCGATGATCAAGAGGATCGGCGCCACCCACCTCGAACAGTTCAGCCTCGACGACGTCTACCGCGGCGCCGGGCACGAGGACATGCGCAGCATGCTCTCCGCCGGCCACGCGCCGACGCCGGAAGAGCTGCGCGAGGAGGTACGGGCCGGGGGCGCCCCGCTCGCCATGTACCGGGGCATCACCCGCTTCATGCTGGAGGACCTGTCCGGCCCCGGCTACACGGGCACCCGCTCCGCCCTGCAGCGCAAGTGCCGCGACCTCGCGTACCGCGTCATCCAGCGCAGCCGGGCGTGGGGAAACCTGCTGGACCAGCTCTTCCCCACGGCGATCCGCCTGTCCATCCACCCGCAGCCGTGCAGCACGGGAAAGATCGGCATCCTGCTCGCCGACACCCCCGACACGTGGCTGACGCCCTGGCACAGCGTCGCGGTCGCCTCCGGCGGGCGCTTCACGCTCATGAAGCGCGCGGAGGCGGAGGAGGCCGGCGCCGAGCTCGTCCTCGCCGCGGGAATCCCCAGCCACTACGTGCTGGAGCCGGCCGTCGAGCCCGCCGTCCCCCGGTCCGCCGCCGTTCCCGGGCCTCCGCCCGCGCACCGCGACCCCTGGAACCAGGCCTGCGCATAA
- a CDS encoding AfsR/SARP family transcriptional regulator: MVLARVEFKVLGPLAAVADGRVLPLGGPKQRTLLAMLLVNANTAVSADRLCDAVWGEAPPASAQANLRSYAAVLRKVLSPASGPEDGRDRGGPAPGSGEDRLSQGNGGYCLRVFPGEVDLHRFEVLVARGRVALGAGERRAAADALQEALDLWHGSPFEGVAHHDVLLGEVARLEESRLAAFEDYAEARLALGEPREVVGLLRAETARYPLRESLWAKLMTAQYRCHHPGDALQSYALARSALRDELGIEPGDELRRLHHAVLTRDPELGAPPPPAAPAQPARPADLWQPTVQVPSDDSDFVGRSRLIEHVAGLLRPGPERPRTTPCAVPVAILTGLPGVGKTALATRLAHHLRNEFPDGRLFLHLDGTRGPQRPPGVILADLLLSLGVAGSSIPEATEDRAALYRSLLADRKVLVLLDDARDEAQIRLLLPGTPGSAALVTSRARLAGLTDARLIDVDPFDDEESQDLLRRIVGPQRLAAEPEATGRILAACAGLPLALRVAAARLASRPDWQVRRLADRLADERGVLAELTVGDLAVRTCVAASYHGLAPDAARAFRAVGLLPSPEFPGWALSALLDADGSAATGSAGGSEGGSAAGSCSSAVVAADRATDALIDANLVQIESVGAHGQPRYRMHDLLHAYAAERAGADEPRSWRRAAVARVLDGWLARVRTAGGQLIRRGTGGHRPGEAGDLVGWLESERTNLVTAVGFAAGAGYGPQTAGLAAALEDVCHLRNWWDEWEQVARVALDRATADGDPVAAAVAQGSLARACAVRGRVDDAMTRYASAIEQLDALGEEHHAARLRIHRSFAIADRGMAGLAHDDAASAAAVMNRLGDKHGQVMALRSLAFALACQEREAEAVDALEPAVATAERLGHPLALADVLQLLAWAEIGHGRAERAARHLHRALAEYRAVRHRPGEAYALLALGRMHTELGGPGQAAWALAPLDEAAAVFAELGERRGEALTALWLGSTHAALGDTGRAVSHLTTALSGFRSLRMPFWAERAQQELAGLTRDA, translated from the coding sequence GTGGTGCTCGCGCGTGTCGAGTTCAAGGTGCTGGGGCCCCTCGCGGCCGTCGCCGACGGCCGCGTTCTCCCGCTCGGAGGGCCGAAGCAGCGGACCCTGCTCGCCATGCTCCTCGTCAACGCCAACACCGCCGTCTCCGCGGACCGGCTGTGCGACGCCGTCTGGGGCGAGGCCCCTCCGGCGTCGGCCCAGGCCAACCTCCGCAGCTACGCCGCCGTCCTGCGCAAGGTGCTCAGCCCCGCCTCCGGCCCGGAGGACGGCCGCGACCGCGGTGGCCCCGCGCCCGGCAGCGGCGAGGACCGGCTGAGCCAGGGCAACGGCGGCTACTGCCTGCGGGTGTTCCCCGGCGAGGTGGACCTGCACCGGTTCGAGGTCCTCGTCGCCCGCGGCCGCGTCGCCCTCGGAGCGGGCGAGCGCCGGGCGGCGGCCGACGCCCTGCAGGAGGCGCTGGACCTGTGGCACGGCAGCCCGTTCGAAGGGGTGGCGCACCACGACGTCCTGCTCGGCGAGGTCGCGCGGCTCGAGGAGTCGAGGCTGGCCGCCTTCGAGGACTACGCCGAAGCCCGCCTCGCACTCGGCGAGCCCCGCGAGGTGGTGGGCCTCCTGCGCGCGGAGACCGCCCGCTACCCGCTGCGCGAGTCGCTGTGGGCCAAGCTGATGACCGCGCAGTACCGCTGTCACCACCCGGGCGACGCGCTGCAGTCCTACGCCCTCGCCCGCTCCGCCCTGCGCGACGAACTCGGCATCGAACCCGGCGACGAACTCCGCAGACTGCATCACGCGGTCCTCACCAGAGACCCGGAACTGGGCGCGCCCCCGCCCCCCGCGGCACCCGCACAGCCCGCCCGCCCCGCGGACCTCTGGCAGCCGACCGTCCAAGTCCCCTCCGACGACTCCGACTTCGTCGGACGGAGCCGGCTGATCGAGCACGTGGCCGGGCTGCTCAGACCCGGGCCCGAACGGCCCCGCACCACGCCCTGCGCCGTGCCCGTCGCGATCCTCACCGGCCTGCCGGGCGTCGGCAAGACCGCCCTGGCCACCCGCCTCGCCCACCACCTGCGCAACGAGTTCCCCGACGGCCGGCTGTTCCTGCACCTCGACGGCACCCGCGGCCCCCAGCGCCCGCCCGGCGTCATCCTCGCGGACCTGCTCCTCAGCCTGGGCGTCGCCGGGTCCTCCATCCCCGAGGCCACGGAGGACCGGGCGGCGCTCTACCGCTCGCTGCTGGCCGACCGCAAGGTGCTCGTGCTGCTCGACGACGCGCGCGACGAGGCCCAGATCCGCCTGCTGCTCCCCGGCACCCCGGGCAGCGCGGCCCTGGTCACCAGCCGGGCACGGCTGGCCGGGCTGACGGACGCGCGCCTGATCGACGTCGACCCCTTCGACGACGAGGAGTCGCAGGACCTGCTGCGGCGCATCGTCGGCCCGCAGCGGCTCGCGGCGGAGCCGGAGGCCACCGGGCGGATCCTCGCCGCCTGCGCCGGCCTGCCCCTGGCGCTGCGCGTCGCGGCGGCGCGGCTCGCCAGCCGCCCGGACTGGCAGGTCCGCAGGCTCGCCGACCGCCTCGCCGACGAGCGCGGCGTACTGGCCGAGCTCACCGTCGGGGACCTCGCCGTCCGCACCTGCGTCGCCGCCAGCTACCACGGCCTGGCACCCGACGCAGCCCGCGCCTTCCGCGCCGTCGGGCTGCTCCCTTCACCCGAGTTCCCCGGCTGGGCGCTCTCCGCCCTGCTCGACGCCGACGGCTCCGCGGCAACCGGCTCTGCGGGCGGCTCCGAAGGCGGCTCCGCGGCGGGCTCCTGCTCCTCCGCCGTCGTGGCGGCCGACCGCGCCACCGACGCGCTCATCGATGCCAACCTCGTACAGATCGAGTCGGTCGGCGCGCACGGGCAGCCGCGCTACCGCATGCACGACCTCCTGCACGCCTACGCGGCCGAGCGCGCCGGCGCCGACGAGCCCCGGTCGTGGCGCCGGGCCGCGGTCGCCCGGGTCCTGGACGGCTGGCTCGCGCGCGTGCGCACGGCAGGGGGCCAGCTCATCCGCAGAGGCACCGGCGGGCACCGGCCCGGCGAGGCGGGCGACCTCGTCGGATGGCTGGAGAGCGAGCGGACGAACCTCGTCACCGCCGTCGGGTTCGCCGCGGGCGCCGGATACGGCCCGCAGACCGCCGGGCTCGCCGCCGCCCTGGAGGACGTGTGCCACCTGCGGAACTGGTGGGACGAGTGGGAGCAGGTCGCCCGGGTCGCACTCGACCGTGCCACGGCGGACGGCGACCCCGTCGCCGCAGCCGTCGCCCAGGGCTCCCTCGCCCGGGCCTGCGCCGTACGGGGCCGGGTCGACGACGCGATGACCCGCTACGCTTCCGCCATCGAACAGCTGGACGCGCTGGGCGAGGAGCACCACGCCGCCCGCCTGCGCATCCACCGCAGCTTCGCGATCGCCGACCGGGGCATGGCCGGACTCGCCCACGACGACGCCGCCTCCGCCGCGGCCGTGATGAACCGGCTGGGCGACAAGCACGGCCAGGTCATGGCCCTGCGCAGCCTGGCCTTCGCGCTCGCCTGCCAGGAGCGCGAAGCCGAAGCCGTCGACGCCCTCGAACCGGCGGTCGCGACCGCCGAGCGCCTCGGGCACCCGCTCGCCCTCGCCGACGTCCTGCAGCTGCTCGCCTGGGCGGAGATCGGCCACGGCCGCGCCGAACGGGCCGCCCGCCACCTGCACCGGGCCCTGGCCGAGTACCGGGCGGTGCGGCACCGCCCCGGCGAGGCGTACGCACTGCTGGCCCTGGGACGGATGCACACCGAGCTCGGCGGCCCCGGCCAGGCCGCTTGGGCGCTCGCCCCGCTCGACGAGGCCGCGGCCGTCTTCGCCGAACTCGGCGAACGCCGCGGCGAGGCGCTCACCGCCCTGTGGCTGGGCAGCACCCACGCCGCACTGGGGGACACCGGGCGGGCCGTGAGCCACCTCACCACCGCACTGAGCGGATTCCGCAGCCTGCGCATGCCGTTCTGGGCCGAACGCGCCCAGCAGGAGCTCGCAGGCCTCACACGGGATGCCTGA